Proteins from a genomic interval of Croceicoccus naphthovorans:
- a CDS encoding adenosine kinase — protein MAEDTFDIVALGDAIVDVLVRRDEAFLNATGATKGTMQLLTAEQADALAKAMAETGEVEEIPGGSAANTLAGAAAEGARCRFIGQIGDDRLGRKFADQMHALSIRFDTPAISVPTGRCMIVVTPDGERTMRTAPGASHCLTADALDEDAIRAASVLFLEGYLWGPEGPRAAMRRAIEIAHGAGRKIAFTLSDSITLPGRRESLVSLVADGGIDILFSNILEACMLAGTDDPVAAVEQLAPQVETLIMTRGPHGAIGYSGGQRVEVPAAHVEKVVDTTGAGDQFAAGFIAAYVRSADLRECLEAGTRTAAAVIGHVGARPLVEIGDGA, from the coding sequence ATGGCCGAAGACACATTCGATATCGTTGCATTGGGCGATGCCATCGTCGACGTGCTCGTGCGCCGGGACGAGGCGTTTCTGAACGCCACCGGCGCGACCAAAGGGACGATGCAATTGCTGACCGCCGAGCAGGCGGATGCGCTGGCCAAGGCCATGGCGGAAACCGGCGAGGTTGAGGAAATTCCCGGCGGCTCGGCGGCCAACACGCTGGCTGGCGCGGCGGCGGAGGGGGCGCGGTGCCGGTTCATCGGACAGATCGGCGATGACAGGCTGGGCCGGAAGTTTGCCGACCAAATGCATGCCCTTTCGATCCGGTTCGATACGCCGGCGATTTCGGTGCCTACGGGGCGCTGCATGATCGTCGTCACCCCGGATGGGGAGCGAACGATGCGCACCGCGCCGGGGGCGAGCCATTGCCTGACCGCCGATGCGCTGGACGAAGACGCGATCCGCGCAGCCAGCGTGCTGTTCCTCGAAGGGTATCTCTGGGGACCGGAAGGTCCGCGCGCGGCGATGCGCCGCGCCATCGAGATTGCGCATGGAGCGGGGCGCAAGATCGCCTTCACCCTGTCCGATTCCATCACCCTGCCGGGGCGGCGCGAAAGCCTTGTCTCGCTGGTGGCCGATGGGGGCATCGACATCCTGTTCTCGAATATCCTCGAAGCCTGCATGCTGGCCGGAACCGACGATCCGGTCGCCGCGGTCGAACAACTTGCGCCGCAGGTGGAAACGTTAATCATGACGCGCGGTCCGCACGGGGCCATCGGCTATTCGGGCGGTCAGCGGGTCGAAGTTCCGGCAGCGCACGTGGAAAAAGTGGTCGACACGACTGGCGCGGGCGATCAGTTCGCGGCCGGGTTCATCGCTGCATACGTGCGCAGTGCGGACTTGCGCGAATGCCTGGAGGCGGGAACGCGGACGGCGGCGGCGGTGATCGGCCATGTCGGCGCGCGTCCCTTGGTAGAGATCGGAGACGGGGCATGA
- a CDS encoding TIGR00730 family Rossman fold protein, which produces MQRLAVYCGSAAGTNPAHLQSARELGKVMAARGIDLVYGGGKLGLMGAIADTVLENGGRAYGVIPAALVSHEVAHTGLTELHEVADMHQRKAKMTQLADGFLCLAGGIGTFDELFEAWTWNALGYHAKPFCLLNTDGYWDKFLGFCDHVRDEGFMSAGRREQLLSADTIDEALAKLKTAIAAASDGPVW; this is translated from the coding sequence TTGCAGCGACTGGCCGTCTATTGCGGATCGGCGGCGGGCACGAACCCGGCGCATCTGCAATCGGCGCGCGAACTGGGCAAGGTGATGGCTGCGCGCGGGATCGACCTTGTCTATGGCGGCGGCAAATTGGGCCTGATGGGCGCGATTGCCGATACGGTGCTGGAAAACGGCGGGCGCGCCTATGGCGTGATCCCGGCGGCGCTGGTCAGCCACGAGGTGGCGCATACCGGCCTGACCGAGCTGCACGAAGTGGCCGACATGCATCAGCGCAAGGCCAAGATGACGCAGCTGGCCGACGGCTTTTTATGCCTTGCGGGCGGGATCGGCACGTTCGACGAATTGTTCGAGGCGTGGACGTGGAACGCGCTGGGCTATCACGCAAAGCCGTTCTGCCTGCTGAACACCGATGGGTATTGGGACAAGTTTCTGGGCTTTTGCGACCACGTCCGCGACGAGGGGTTCATGAGCGCGGGTCGCCGCGAACAGTTGCTGAGTGCCGATACCATCGACGAGGCTTTGGCCAAGCTGAAAACCGCCATTGCCGCGGCCAGCGACGGGCCGGTCTGGTAA
- a CDS encoding cytidine deaminase, producing MKSTTDLIALARAAALKAHAPYSGFHVGCAVESTDGQVVTGANMENACYRLGICAEQAALSAAQHAFGLRNVARVVVAGGMLADGAIGGCDPVTPCGGCRQAIHEAAALSGRDVTVISASATGDAMQEMTIAKLLPAAFGPDALD from the coding sequence GTGAAATCGACCACAGACCTGATCGCCCTCGCCCGCGCAGCCGCGCTGAAAGCGCACGCCCCCTATTCCGGGTTCCACGTGGGCTGCGCGGTAGAATCAACCGATGGTCAGGTGGTGACGGGAGCGAACATGGAGAACGCCTGCTATCGCCTCGGCATCTGCGCCGAGCAGGCGGCGCTATCGGCGGCGCAGCATGCCTTTGGCCTAAGGAACGTCGCGCGGGTTGTCGTGGCGGGCGGGATGCTGGCGGACGGAGCTATCGGCGGCTGCGACCCGGTTACGCCATGCGGCGGGTGCCGTCAGGCCATCCACGAAGCCGCCGCGCTATCGGGCCGCGATGTGACGGTGATCAGCGCGTCGGCCACTGGCGACGCGATGCAGGAAATGACCATCGCAAAGCTTTTGCCCGCCGCCTTCGGGCCGGACGCGCTCGACTGA
- a CDS encoding NAD(P)/FAD-dependent oxidoreductase, with product MQHRHKVVIVGGGAAGIATASSMLRRDRTLDIAIIEPRGEHYYQPGWTMVGGGVFRPQVTSRPMLEVMPKGVTWLKTAVTAFDPYNNTVHTEVGGHVTYDLLIVAPGIKLDWGAIAGLEDTLGRHGVTSNYRYDLAPYTWELVRELRHGRAIFTQPPMPIKCAGAPQKAMYLSCDAWRDRGVLSDIEVQFHNAGAVLFGVADYVPALMEYVEEYGIGLNFTSNLIAVDGPDGVATFKTDQGEVTRDFDMLHVVPPQVAPDFLRDSPLAAESGFVEVDDITLRHKRYPNVFGLGDAGSMGNAKTAAAARKQAPIVAVNALSVMAGGDPVAGYDGYGSCPLTVEKGKIVLAEFGYGGKLLPSFPTWLIDGTRPRKLSWLLKSEVLPWIYWNGMLKGHEWMARPTNPPVANPAEG from the coding sequence ATGCAGCACAGGCACAAGGTCGTCATCGTCGGCGGCGGGGCGGCGGGGATCGCCACGGCATCGTCGATGTTGCGGCGCGATCGTACGCTGGACATTGCGATTATCGAGCCGCGAGGCGAACATTATTACCAGCCCGGCTGGACCATGGTTGGCGGGGGCGTATTCCGCCCGCAAGTCACCTCGCGGCCGATGCTGGAGGTGATGCCCAAGGGGGTGACATGGCTCAAAACCGCGGTCACCGCTTTCGATCCCTATAACAACACCGTTCATACCGAGGTTGGCGGTCACGTTACCTATGACCTGTTGATCGTCGCGCCGGGGATCAAGCTGGATTGGGGTGCGATTGCCGGGCTGGAAGATACGCTGGGCCGCCACGGCGTGACGTCGAACTATCGCTATGACCTTGCGCCATATACGTGGGAGCTGGTGCGCGAGTTGCGGCACGGGCGGGCAATTTTCACCCAGCCGCCGATGCCGATCAAGTGCGCGGGTGCGCCGCAAAAGGCGATGTACCTGTCGTGCGATGCGTGGCGGGATCGCGGCGTGCTGAGCGATATAGAGGTGCAGTTCCACAACGCGGGCGCGGTGCTGTTCGGCGTGGCCGACTATGTCCCGGCGTTGATGGAATATGTTGAGGAATACGGCATCGGGCTGAACTTTACCTCGAACCTGATCGCGGTCGATGGCCCCGATGGTGTGGCGACGTTCAAGACCGATCAGGGCGAGGTTACCCGCGATTTCGACATGCTCCATGTCGTACCGCCGCAGGTTGCGCCTGACTTCCTGCGCGACAGTCCACTGGCGGCGGAGAGCGGTTTCGTCGAGGTCGACGACATTACCCTGCGGCACAAGCGTTATCCCAACGTCTTTGGGCTGGGCGATGCGGGATCGATGGGCAACGCCAAGACTGCCGCCGCCGCGCGCAAACAGGCGCCCATTGTGGCGGTCAACGCGCTGTCGGTCATGGCAGGTGGCGATCCGGTGGCGGGTTATGACGGCTATGGATCGTGCCCGCTTACGGTTGAGAAGGGCAAGATCGTGCTGGCCGAGTTCGGCTATGGCGGCAAGCTGCTGCCTTCGTTCCCGACGTGGTTGATCGACGGCACCCGCCCGCGCAAGCTGTCGTGGTTGCTGAAGAGCGAGGTGCTGCCGTGGATCTACTGGAACGGCATGCTGAAGGGCCACGAGTGGATGGCCCGGCCTACCAATCCGCCAGTGGCCAACCCGGCTGAGGGCTGA
- a CDS encoding queuosine precursor transporter, with the protein MQDKTDTAPLGLTAVPKGLFAPGLFAIAIFYGGMCTFAGVLGNKQVALGPLAVEAGMFAFLTLVAMGGAIAEVYGKGTANKLVLWGFAPIFASILLSIFVLELPASPEMDPDRLNAIQTILGGTWRIWIAGPIAYGISQLLNVTVISAIREKFGGPIWLRAGIAGALSQAVDTVIFITVAFYGVFPIAPLMAGQMLAKVVLSLIAIPPLVSGLAALARKLDSRRRLRP; encoded by the coding sequence ATGCAGGACAAGACCGACACCGCCCCGCTGGGCCTGACCGCCGTGCCCAAAGGCCTTTTCGCCCCCGGCCTGTTCGCCATCGCCATCTTCTACGGCGGTATGTGCACATTCGCCGGTGTGCTGGGCAACAAGCAGGTCGCGCTGGGTCCGCTGGCGGTAGAGGCGGGTATGTTCGCCTTTCTGACGCTGGTGGCGATGGGGGGCGCGATCGCGGAAGTTTACGGCAAGGGCACCGCGAACAAACTGGTCCTGTGGGGCTTCGCGCCCATCTTCGCATCGATCCTGCTGTCGATCTTCGTGCTGGAACTGCCCGCCTCGCCGGAAATGGACCCGGATCGGCTGAACGCGATCCAGACCATCCTTGGCGGCACGTGGCGGATTTGGATCGCCGGGCCGATCGCGTACGGCATCTCGCAACTGCTCAACGTTACGGTGATCAGCGCCATTCGCGAAAAGTTCGGCGGGCCGATCTGGCTGCGCGCCGGGATCGCTGGGGCGCTGTCGCAGGCGGTCGATACGGTCATCTTCATCACTGTCGCGTTCTATGGCGTGTTCCCCATCGCGCCGCTGATGGCGGGGCAGATGCTGGCCAAGGTCGTATTGTCGCTCATCGCGATCCCGCCGCTGGTTTCCGGGCTGGCCGCGCTGGCGCGCAAGTTGGATTCGCGCCGACGATTAAGGCCCTGA
- a CDS encoding YeeE/YedE family protein, producing MILPQFSIAGFPDAQPVEGLIGGLLIGLAGAIMLLGNGRIAGISGLTARTLGLTKGTPWPIAATFVLGLVVGAGLFLGIVGPIEATFAPGWGWLIAGGLITGIGTRLGSGCTSGHGVCGMSRLSPRSLAATATFIAFGVITVTVVNLLGGGW from the coding sequence ATGATCCTGCCCCAATTCAGCATAGCGGGCTTTCCCGACGCGCAACCGGTTGAGGGACTGATCGGCGGTCTGCTGATCGGGTTGGCGGGGGCGATCATGTTGCTGGGCAACGGGCGGATCGCAGGGATCAGCGGGCTGACCGCGCGGACCTTGGGGCTGACCAAGGGTACGCCGTGGCCGATTGCCGCCACCTTTGTACTGGGGCTGGTCGTGGGGGCTGGGCTGTTCCTTGGCATCGTCGGCCCGATCGAGGCGACGTTCGCGCCTGGCTGGGGCTGGCTGATCGCCGGCGGATTGATCACCGGCATCGGCACGCGGCTGGGCAGCGGCTGCACCAGCGGGCATGGCGTTTGCGGCATGTCGCGTCTTTCGCCCCGCTCACTGGCAGCAACGGCGACGTTCATCGCATTCGGCGTGATCACCGTCACGGTGGTCAACCTGTTGGGCGGAGGCTGGTGA
- a CDS encoding MBL fold metallo-hydrolase, which translates to MATTTQDAPLAAATALVEKAKADKALRPTIAGFFDEATFTVSYVISDCATKEAAIIDSVLDYDAASGTTGFESADRIVEYVETSGLNVVWLIETHAHADHLSAAPYLQEKLGGKLAIGADIVRVQDVFGKMFNAGSDFERDGSQFDHLFKDGDTFRIGNLEGIALHVPGHTPADMAFLIGDAAFVGDTIFMPDFGTARADFPGGDARQLFQSIRRLLSLPRETRLFLCHDYKAPGRDVFAWETTVGQQRDENVHVKDGTTEDEFVEMRTSRDRTLSMPNLIMPSVQVNMRGGRLPEPEDNGVSYIKIPVNAVGRPAK; encoded by the coding sequence ATGGCCACGACCACGCAGGATGCGCCGCTGGCGGCTGCCACCGCGCTTGTCGAAAAAGCGAAGGCTGACAAGGCGTTGAGGCCGACCATCGCAGGATTCTTTGACGAAGCGACATTCACGGTCAGCTACGTCATCAGCGATTGCGCCACCAAAGAGGCCGCGATCATCGATTCGGTGCTGGACTATGACGCGGCATCGGGCACGACCGGCTTTGAAAGCGCGGATCGCATCGTCGAATATGTCGAAACGAGCGGTCTCAATGTCGTTTGGCTGATCGAAACGCACGCCCATGCCGATCATCTGTCGGCAGCGCCCTACCTTCAGGAGAAGCTGGGCGGGAAACTGGCCATCGGGGCCGATATCGTTCGTGTGCAGGACGTGTTCGGCAAGATGTTCAACGCTGGGTCCGACTTCGAAAGGGACGGTTCGCAGTTCGACCATTTGTTCAAGGATGGCGATACATTTCGCATCGGCAACCTTGAGGGCATTGCCCTGCACGTGCCCGGCCACACCCCCGCCGACATGGCGTTCCTGATCGGTGATGCGGCGTTTGTAGGCGACACGATCTTCATGCCCGATTTCGGCACCGCGCGCGCCGACTTTCCCGGCGGCGATGCGCGTCAGCTGTTCCAGTCGATCCGCCGGCTGCTATCCCTGCCGCGCGAGACGCGGCTGTTTCTGTGCCACGACTACAAGGCCCCGGGCCGCGATGTCTTCGCATGGGAAACCACGGTTGGTCAGCAGCGGGACGAGAACGTGCACGTGAAGGACGGAACCACCGAGGACGAATTCGTCGAAATGCGCACCAGCCGGGATCGCACGCTTTCGATGCCGAACCTGATCATGCCGTCTGTGCAGGTGAACATGCGCGGCGGGCGGCTGCCAGAACCGGAGGATAATGGCGTCAGCTATATCAAGATACCGGTCAACGCCGTCGGGCGGCCCGCGAAATGA
- a CDS encoding Dps family protein — protein sequence MGDNTKKALVDGLNGLLADHLALYLKTKNFHWHVKGREFRDLHLLFDEQATEIFGNVDIIAERVRKNGADTLTSIGSVAAKTKVADEDDSNLGAMQMVEQLRDDNATLVKSLKAVKELAGEAGDNATDGLIDDWTDQAEERVWFLSSILA from the coding sequence ATGGGCGACAACACGAAGAAGGCGCTGGTAGACGGCCTCAACGGCCTCCTTGCCGACCATCTCGCTCTTTACCTCAAGACCAAGAATTTCCACTGGCACGTGAAGGGCCGCGAATTTCGCGACCTGCACCTGCTGTTCGACGAACAGGCGACCGAGATCTTTGGCAACGTCGACATCATCGCCGAACGCGTGCGCAAAAACGGGGCGGATACGCTGACCTCGATCGGATCGGTCGCGGCCAAGACCAAGGTTGCGGACGAAGACGACTCCAACCTCGGCGCGATGCAAATGGTCGAGCAGCTGCGCGACGACAACGCCACGCTGGTGAAATCGCTGAAAGCGGTGAAGGAACTGGCCGGAGAGGCTGGCGACAACGCGACTGACGGTTTGATCGACGACTGGACCGATCAGGCCGAGGAACGCGTCTGGTTCCTCAGCTCCATCCTTGCCTGA
- a CDS encoding DUF6691 family protein: MRALIGLISGVVFGFGLALSGMMDPKRVRGFLDLFGNWDPTLAFVMGGALIVMAIAWRIQARMHRPVTCENFSLPGTKNIDARLLGGSALFGIGWGLAGLCPGPAIASLAANFVPALVFVVAMVAGMALFKLADR, translated from the coding sequence ATGCGCGCGCTGATCGGCTTGATTTCGGGTGTTGTATTCGGCTTCGGCCTTGCCCTTTCGGGAATGATGGACCCGAAGCGGGTGCGCGGTTTCCTCGACTTGTTCGGCAACTGGGACCCCACGTTGGCCTTCGTGATGGGCGGGGCGCTGATCGTGATGGCCATTGCCTGGCGCATTCAGGCGCGGATGCACCGGCCGGTAACGTGCGAGAACTTCTCGCTGCCCGGCACGAAGAACATCGATGCGCGGCTGCTGGGCGGATCGGCGCTGTTCGGCATCGGCTGGGGGCTGGCGGGCCTGTGCCCCGGTCCCGCTATCGCATCGCTTGCGGCGAATTTCGTACCGGCGCTGGTGTTCGTGGTGGCGATGGTGGCGGGGATGGCGCTGTTCAAGCTGGCTGATCGGTAG